CTTTCCAGATGCCACTGCCATACTGCATCGCTTTTTTAGCGTAGAATGCGGCTTCTTTTGGCATATGGGCGGATGCAGTGACTCTCAGGGGATATTTCCGTATACCATTCACAATCAGTGTTTCAGGCGGCAGGGACTGTGCAGCGCGCACGACTCTCATATCCAGATATGGGCATGAGAGGTATGTACCGTTCATCTCAGCAACCGACTGATCACGCATCCCCTGCCGGGAAAGGCTTTTAAAATCCTGTTTTAGTGTTTCTCTGATGTCATCCGTTTCCAGGTACCTTGCGTACCCTCCGAAAAGTTCATCCGCGCCCTGTCCGGCAAGCACCCTCTCGTACCCGTTTTCGCCCGCCCATTTAGTTACGAAGTACATTGTTGCTGCGATAGATGCCTCAACAGGTGTCTTCTCCGGAATTACACCAAGTACCTTATGTAGTGCGGGTTTAATCTCATTTTTGTCAATCTCAATAAATTCGACATCTGAAATACCTGCCATGCAGGCAACCTCTTCAGCATGCTTCAGGTCATGTGAACCTTTAAGTCCGACTGTTACGCACGGCAGTCCGGCAAGCTTTGCAATCAGAGCGGAGTCAACGCCTCCTGAAAATGCCACAACAGCCTTTTTTCCGGGTGGGAGGCATTCTGCTCTCAGCCTGACAGATTCTGTGACCGCTTCTTCAACGGAAAGTTGAGGCAGATCAGGAACAATTCTTCTGTTTTCAGACTCATTGCAGAAAATTATTCCGGCATCTCCTCTGCCCGGAATGATACCCATATAATCCCTTGCATGGCACCCGTTCCATTCCAGATAAAACTCCCCGCCGCAGTCTGAGAGCCATTCCGGCACAACTTCGGGACAGTCCCGGATTAATTTCGCGAGGTCATCCCTGAAGAAAACTCTGCCTCCCTTCTCAATCCAGCCCCTTAATTTAATTTCATTATTTTCCCGGTTCATTTAATCACATTCCGAAATCAAAGAGAGTTGTTCTTGAAGGATCAACTTCGTCCCATGGAATCCCTATGGCTTCAATAATTCTTGATATCGGCTGTTTGATTGTTTTATCCAGCATCGTCTCCCAGTCAATTATAAATTCATTGGGTACCTGATCAGCATACTCAAAGCAGAGAACGTCGGTCTTTTGATATTTTGCAGTAACAGTTTTTATATAGACTCTTTTTGGCTTGCTGCCGCGTTTAAAGTCAGTACCGAGATTCTCATTTGAATAGATTGCACCTCTTATGTGTGCATCCTTATTTTCATAACTTAATAGTTCTTTTCCGATGCCACCGGGAATTCCGACATCGTCAAGAGTATATCCACCTTTTCTGTAGGTTTTAATTACAGCCCCCAGATAATTTTTAAGCTCTGATTTATCAGCTCCCTTAAGGATCAGGTCCATGACCTTCAGCTGAACTTCCTTCGTAATGTGGGGTGAGTCGCTTCTTTTCATCTCAAAACCGACAATATCAATCTGATCGACTTCTTTTCCCTCTTTCCAGACGAGATATCCGGCATATCTCTTCTTCTTTC
The sequence above is a segment of the Methanoplanus limicola DSM 2279 genome. Coding sequences within it:
- a CDS encoding asparagine synthase C-terminal domain-containing protein; this encodes MNRENNEIKLRGWIEKGGRVFFRDDLAKLIRDCPEVVPEWLSDCGGEFYLEWNGCHARDYMGIIPGRGDAGIIFCNESENRRIVPDLPQLSVEEAVTESVRLRAECLPPGKKAVVAFSGGVDSALIAKLAGLPCVTVGLKGSHDLKHAEEVACMAGISDVEFIEIDKNEIKPALHKVLGVIPEKTPVEASIAATMYFVTKWAGENGYERVLAGQGADELFGGYARYLETDDIRETLKQDFKSLSRQGMRDQSVAEMNGTYLSCPYLDMRVVRAAQSLPPETLIVNGIRKYPLRVTASAHMPKEAAFYAKKAMQYGSGIWKDIQRQARQYGYKNSVQQYLEHLIV